CATCTGCGCGAATTCGAGCGAGATATAGCTGCCGCCGACGACGATCAGATGGCTGGGCAGGACATCGAGATCCATCATCGAGGAATTGGTGAGATAGGGGATGTCGTGGACGCCGGGCAGGTCGGGCACGGAGGCGCGGCCGCCGGTGTTGAGGAAGATCTTTGGCGCGGTCAGCAGCTCGTCGCCGACACGCACGGTGTCGGCGGATTCAAAGCGCGCGTGGCCGCGATAGAGCGTGCACTTCTCCATGCCCGCGATCCAGGTCTCGAGCCCCGTGCGGGACGCGCCCGAAACCTTGTCCTTGCGCGCCTTGATGGCCTTGTAGTCGACGGCGACGGGACCGGAAACCGTCACGCCATAATCGGCGGCGCGGCGGGCGAGGTGCGCGGCATAGGCGCTCGCCACCATCGTCTTGGTCGGGATGCAGCCAGTGTTGACGCAGGTGCCGCCGATGAGCTTGCGCTCGATCAGCGCCACGCTCATGCCGGCCGCGTTGAGCCGGCCGGCGAGCGGCGTGCCGGCCTGGCCGGCGCCGATGACGATGGCGTCGAAGGCTTTGGCGCTCATGCGACGGCAGCCACGATCAGCAGCCCGCCGACGATCGCAATGGCGTCCTCGATGAAGGCTGCGGGCGGATCCTTGCCGAAGGCGGCGGCCAACCGGCCACGCACCTCGGCTCCGCCCAGCGTGCCGATCACCGCGCCGATGGCGCCGGCGATAAGACCGCCGATGGTGGCGCCGCCGGTCGCGCCGAGCACTGCGCCGGTGAAGGCGCCCAGGACGATACGGGCGCCGAATTGCTGCGGCACCTTCCGGCTCGGCGTCGACGGCAACTGGTCGGTGACCAATTCGACGATCGCCAGGATGGTGAAGATGCCGACGGCAATCCAGTGGCCCATGAAACTCGCCCAGGTGCCGGCGACCGGCAGCCAGCCGAGATAAGAACCCCAGGCGACGGCGGCCGGCGCTGTCATGGCGCGCAGGCCGGCAACGACACCTATCAGCAGTGCAAGCAGGTAAAGCATGATCGACCCCCTCAAAATCGGAACCTCGCACGGTTCCATGAAGGCAGGCTAGCATAGGCTGGGCGTTTGGCCACGGGCTTTTGTCCGACAATCGGTTGTGCAAACGAAATCGGGAGATGTCGCCATGTCGGCAAGCGAGCGCATGAAGATGGCGGCGGGCGAATGGTACACCTGCATAGACGATGAGCTCGAGGCGCAGCGCTTCGCCGCGCGCGATGCGGTGTTCGAGCACAATAGCCTGCCGCCCCGGCATCGTGGCAATATAGGGCCTGCTTTGCGGGCGCTGCTTGGTGGCGCGGGCGAAGGGGCTCGCATCGAGGCGCCGTTCCATTGCGCCTATGGCTTCAATGTGTTTCTCTGCGACGGCGTCTTCCTCAATTCCGGCTGCATCATCCTCGACACCGCGCCGGTGCGCATCGGCAAGGGCACGCTGCTCGGCCCAAATGTGCAGATCTACTGCGCCGAGCATCATCGCGAGGCCACTGGACGGCTGGCCGGGCTGGAGATCGCAAAACCGGTGACGATCGGCGACAACGCCTGGGTCGGCGGCAGCGCGGTGATCCTCGCCGGCGTCAGCATAGGCGAGGGCGCCATCGTCGGCGCCGGCGCGGTGGTGACTCGCGACGTGGCGGCCAACACGACCGTGGTCGGCAACCCGGCGCGGGTTGTCACGCCGCGCTGAGCGTCCCCGCGGTCTTGGAAAACTCCCGCCGATATTGCATCGGCGAGGTTTTCAGCCGCGCGGCGAAATGCTGGCGCAGCGAGGTGGCGCTGCCGAAGCCGGCTTCGAAGGCCACCAGGTCCATCGACTTGTCCGTCTGCTCCAAAAGCCGCTGCGCCAGCGCGACGCGCTGGTCGGCAAGCCAGTCGCCGAAACTGGTGCCGGTGGTTTTCTGGAAACGGCGCGTGAAGGTGCGGCGGGTGAGACCCGCTGCTTCGGCGACGCTGTCGAGACTGTGCGCTTCGCCGAGCGATGCCCGCACGTCATCGAGGGCCTTGGCGAACCGGTCGGCGTTTGGCGTTGGCGCAAGCGGGCGCTCGATGAACTGTGCCTGGCCGCCCTGCCGGTGCGGTGAGAGCACTACGTGACGAGCGAGCCGCAGCGCCGCCTCCGCGCCATAGCGGGCGCGCACGATGTGCAGGCAGCAGTCGAGCCCGGCGGCGACGCCGGCGGAAGTGATGACGTCGCCATCGTCGACATAGAGCACGTCGGCGTCGATCGCGATGTCTGGATGAAGCGCCTGGAGTTGATCGGCATAGGCCCAGTGAGTCGTTGCCTTACGCCCGGCCAGCAATCCGGCGCCGGCAATGGCGAAGGTGCCGAGGCACAGACCCACGATCAGCGCGCCGCGCTTATGCGCGCCTTGCAGCGCCTCCTTGAACGGCGCAGCCAGAGGGGCATCGAGGTCCTTCCAGCTTGGAATGATGACGATATCGGCCTCGTTGAGCGCCGAAAGATCGTGCGGCACAACGATGCTCAGCCCCGCATCGGTGTGAATGGGTCCCTCCTCCATCGCGCAGACGCGGAAGTCGAAGCGTGGCAGTCCAAGCCTGGTTCGATCGGCGCCGAACACCAGACAAGGCACGGAGAGGTGGAACGGGCTGATGCCGTCGAAGGCGACAGCGGCGATGATCGGATTCTTCATGGCTGACATCGTTTGCGTGGATTGGCGAATGTCCCAATTCTTTCGAATGATGTCAATCGGCCACTTTCGGCCACCGGGACATCCGCCTAGCTTTGCGCCCCAACCCGGTCGAAAGGAAAACCACCATGTCAGCACCAGCCACCCAGCCGCGCCGCGCGCTTGTCGTCGTCGATGTCCAGAACGACTATGATGGCGGCAACCTCGCCATCCAGCATCCGCCCTTCGCCGAGACGGTCGCCAATGTGGCGCGCGCCATGGACGCGGCCGCGGCGGCCGGCATCAAGGTCGTCGTTGTCAAGCAGATGGCGCCCGAGACCTCGCCGATCTTCGCCAAAGGGAGTCACGGGGGCGAGTTGCATCCAGAGATCGCCAGGCGCAGCCGCGACCATTATGTCGAGAAGACGCTTCCGTCGGTCTTCACCGGCACGGATCTCGAAGCCTGGCTGCGCGCCAATGCCATCGATACGATCGCGGTCGTCGGCTACATGACCCACAATTGCGATCTGTCGACCATCATCCACGCGGTGCATATGGGCTTTGCCGTCGAGTTCCTTTCGGATTCCAGCGGCTCGGTGCCCTATGCCAACAGCGCCGGCTATGCGTCGGCAGAGGACATCCACCGGGTGGTGACGATCATTCTGCAGTCGCGCTTCGCCGCGGTGCTGAAGACCGCCGAATGGATCGACTGTCTGAAGACCGGGAAGCTGCCCGGACGCGACACGATTTATGCATCGAACCAGCGGGCCCTGAAGCGGAACGCTGCCTAGTCCGGCAAGCAAAGGGCGCCGCGGGCAGCACGGCGCCCTTGATCGTTTTCAGCTCAAAGAATGTTTAGAACAGGCCTTCGATCTGACCCTGCTCGTTGAGGAAGATCTTTTCCGAGGACGGCGCCTTGGGCAGGCCGGGCATGGTCATGACCTCGCCGCAGATGATGACGACGAAGCCGGCGCCGGCCGAGAGCCTGACCTCGCGCACCGGCACGGTGTGGCCGGTGGGCGCGCCGCGCAGGTTCGGGTCGGTCGAGAAGGAGTACTGGGTCTTGGCCATGCAGACCGGCAAATTGCCGTAGCCGGCCTGTTCCCAGGCATGCAGCTGGTCGCGGATCGACTTGTCGGCGATCGCCTCGTCGCCGCGATAGATGCGCTTGACGATGGTGTTGACCTTTTCGAACAGCGGCATCTCGTCGGGATAGAGCGGCGAGAACTGGGAGGCGCCGGACTCGGCTATTTCGACCACCTTGCGGGCGAGGTCCTCGATGCCGGCCGAGCCTTGCGCCCAGTGCTTGCACAGGATCGCCTCGGCGCCCTGCGCCTTGACGAAGTCCTTCATCGCCTGGATCTCGGCTTCGGTGTCGGTGGTGAAGTGGTTGATCGCCACCACCGCCGGCACGCCGAACTGCTTCACGTTCTCGATGTGACGGCCGAGATTGAGGCAACCCTTCTTGACCGCCTCGATGTTCTCCTTGCCGAGGTCTTCCTTCTTGATGCCGCCATTCATCTTCATGGCGCGCACGGTGGCGACAATGACAGCCGCCGACGGCTTCAAGCCGGCCTTGCGGCACTTGATGTCGAAGAACTTCTCCGCGCCGAGGTCGGCGCCGAAGCCGGCTTCGGTAACGACATAGTCGGCGAGCTTCAGCGCGGTCGTGGTGGCGACGACCGAGTTGCAGCCGTGCGCGATATTGGCGAACGGGCCGCCATGCACGAAGGCCGGGTTGTTCTCCAGCGTCTGCACCAGGTTGGGCTGCATGGCATCCTTGAGCAAAACCGCCATGGCGCCGTCGGCCTTGAGGTCGCGGGCATAGACCGGCGACTTGTCGCGGCGATAGGCGACGATGATGTCGCCGAGACGCTTCTCGAGGTCCTTGAGGTCGGTGGCAAGGCACAGGATCGCCATCACTTCCGAGGCGACGGTGATGTCGAAGCCGGCTTCACGCGGATAGCCGTTGGCGACGCCGCCCAGCGAACAGATGATCTCGCGCAGCGCCCGGTCGTTCATGTCCATGACGCGGCGCCAGGCGACGCGGCGGGTGTCGATGCCGAGCTCGTTGCCCCAGTAGATGTGGTTGTCGATCAGCGCCGACAGCAGATTATGCGCGGTGGTGATGGCGTGGAAATCGCCGGTGAAGTGGAGGTTCATGTCCTCCATCGGCACCACCTGCGCAAGGCCGCCGCCGGCGGCACCGCCCTTGACGCCGAAATTCGGACCGAGCGAGGCCTCGCGGATGCAGATGATCGCCTTCTTGCCGATGCGGTTGAGGCCGTCGCCGAGGCCGACCGTGGTGGTCGTCTTGCCTTCGCCGGCGGGCGTCGGGTTGATGGCGGTGACCAGGATCAGCTTGCCATCCTTGTTGCCCTTCACCGACCTGATGAACTCGGCCGAGACTTTGGCCTTGTCGTGGCCATAGGGCAGCAGATGCTCGGTCGGGATGCCGATTCTGGCGCCGATCTCCTGGATCGGTTTCTTCTTGGCGGCGCGCGCGATCTCGATGTCGGACTTCACTTCGGCCATGACGGCTTTCCTCTGGAGTAGGCGGTGGAGGGGAGGGGTTCGATCATTCGTGCATGGTCGAAACGCCGCCCGGACGCAAGGTCATGTTCTAACCTTGTCGCTGGCGCGGCGTCAACTTCCATGCAACTATGTTTCCTGTTAAGAAAGAGTGTTCCTGTCGCCGGGCCTCTTCCAAGGCAGCCGTCTCGGGCCCGGTCGTTGCGCCGTATAGAAGCCAGAGCGGGGGCGGTTTCGCCGTCTCAAAACAGCCGCCTAATGCGCGAAAAGCGACAGGGGCCACGGCGCAAATCCGCCATCGCCCTGTCGGCCCGAGACGGTGCTATTGGGTCAGAACGTTGCTGATCTCGACCATGTTGGAGCGCACGCGCAGGATGTAGAAGCCCATCGTCGTCAGATGCGTCGGCAACAGCCAGCCATCCTCGCGGCCATTGGCGATGATGAAGGGCTGGATGCGTAGCGCCGAGACGAACTGCGAATCCATCGTGTCCCACAGGCTCTGCAGGTGCTTTTCCTTGAGCACGTCCTCGAAGTCGGCCTGGGCGCCCTTCATGAGGCCGTAATAGGCATAGAGCTGGCCATAGGCGAACCAGAAGCGGTCGTCGGCGCGGGTATCGAACCATCCGTTGTTGTGGTTTTCGGCGCGCTCCTTGAGGATCGCCGAAGTCGAGCCGATATCCGAAGCGATGCGGTCGATATATTGCTTGAGATTGTCGGCGCGCGCGTCGAACGTCGCCTGGCAGGTGGCGAGCCGGGCGTTGAAGGAACGCAGCTTGCGCACCGCGTCGCGATAGTAGCTCGGCGTCGGCGTCTTGGGGCCGAAGGGGTTCAGGCCGAAATACCAGGTGTACTCGTCGAACTGCAGATTGCCGCGTGCGTCCTGCAGGTCGGCATCGATCTGCGAAGTCGTGCGCACGCGGCCGAGATTGTCGGCAAGCTCGGTCGCGGTGCGGCGCACCGCCTGGTTGATGCCGCGCTGGAAGGACGCCTTGTTGTCCATCCAGGGCGTGTTGTCCCAGTCGATGCCGAACAGGCCGAGCTTGTAGAGGATCATCGACGAGATCCAGGCATTCTGGTTGACGTTGAAGTCCGTCAGGTCGGCGGCGACCTGGGCGATCGCCGAGTTGCCGCAGGTCTTGGCCGTGTCGGTGCCAGCGCCGGCGGAGACCTGCTCGCCGGCCGACACGTTGCGCTTCTCGAATGTGTAGGTGTCGGGATAGTTCGGGTTGAAATTGTTCCACCACTGCGTGGCGTAGAAGAAATTGGCGTAGAGGCCGATCAGCACCAGGAGGGCGAGACCGACCACCGCCTTCAGGATCCAGCCGCGCTGTCCGTACCAGCGGCCGACCCACATGAACGGCCACAGAATGACGCCGATGACGAAGCCGATGCCGCGGCCGATCCACTGGAAGATCTGGGTGAAGAAGTTCACGATTGGGTCGAGCATGGCTGTGGCACCCCCTTAGAGCATTTCACCGTTTCAAGGGAAACGGCGATCTGCCTTAACCCTTTGTTTTGGCGCAATTCCGGGCGGAAAACCGCCCAGACTCTTCTAGTCAGTCAGGCCGTAAAGGCGCGCGCGGAACGCCGCCTTGTCCTTCAAATATGTGGTTTTCAGAACGTCCACAACATGGCTTCGCCAGGCGTCGCTGTAGCTCTCATAGTCCTTGTAGAAGCCGGGCTTGTTGAAGACGTAGCGCGAGACGAAGTCCTGCGGCACGAAATCCGAGATCAGCTGGTTGGTCAGCCAGGCATCGGGATGTTCGGGCTTGGCGCGCACGACCAGGAAGCGCTGGCGCGGCGGCACGTCCTCGATCTTGAGATGGCCGAGTTGGGCGATCTCGCGCTTGGCGGCGTTGAGGAAGGGAAAGTTCCCGTCCTGGGCGATCAGGTCGGCATGGCCGTGGATCCAGGTCTGCAGCCAGACCTTGTCAACATCGGTTAGGTTGCGGTTGGGCTCGGCATCGCGGATCAGCGCGCGCACGACCATCTCGGCGCGGTGCTCGAGATAGCCGGAGGCCTCGATCCACGAGGCGCGCGGCAGGTCGAGGCGGCCGGTGGCGGCAAGGAAGCGGAAAACCTTGTCGGCATCGTTGATCGACAGGTAGCTGACCTGCCAGGGGCGTGAGCGGCGGAAGCCGGGAGCGGCCGGATCGCAGATCACCGTTGTCATGTCGGGATCGACGAAGACATAGAGGCCGCCGAAATGGCTGGTCCAGTAGGCATTGTGGCGGAAGATCACCTGGTCGGGGACCAGCGCGTTCTCGCGGATGTCGCCGCAGATTTTGGCCAGATCGACCATGCGCTGCAGCATGGCATTGTCGCGCCAGGCGTCTGGCTCCTGCTTCAGCCGGTCGACCAGCTTGCCGAGCTCGGCCGCCTTTCCCAGCACATCCTCGGCCGACAGCACCTTGAACTCGACCTGGTTGATCGAAAGCAGGTCCTCGATGTCGTTGACCTTGGGGACCGAGTCCTCGATCTCGCCGTAGATCACGTCCTTGATGGTCAGCGCGTCGATGGCGCGCCTGTTCTTCGACATGAACTCGAACATCAGCTGCGAGGTGTTGGAGAAGGCGGTGTGCACCACGGGCAGATCGATCTGCGACGGCGTCAGGATAATGAAGCGGCGGTTGACCTCGTTGGGATCGAGATAGTCGAAGTCGCCGCACTCCTCGGCGATCTCGGGCGAGAAGCCGGTGCGGTCGATCTGGAAGCTCTTCAACCTGGTCGGCTCGAGGCCGAAGGCGACAAGCGCCTTGTTGTAGCGCTGGATGAGATGCGGCTCGTCGACGGCGAGCAGCCTGCCGTAGATCAGCTCGTTATCGCGCAGGAGGTCGGGTTTCTTGGCGGTGGGCTTCATCTTTCCTTCTCCCCGTTCACGGGGAGAAGGTGCCCGAAGGGCGGATGAGGGGCGGCGCCAATGCTCATCATCCTTGCTCCGATCTTGCGGCCGGCAGAAATTTCGCATCGACCCCAATCATCTTTCGATCCAACCGACCATCCAGCGCCGCAACAATCGTATCCAGCACGCTCGCGCAGTTGGTCAAAACATCTGCGTGCCAAACCCTCAATACGGACCAACCGTTTCCGTTCATCGTCTCGTCCCTGTATCGACCGGGCATGTTGGCTGCCGTCAACCTCGACAACCAGATTGGCTCCGCGGCAAGCGAAGTCCGCGAAGTAAGGGCCGATCGGCAGTTGGCGAACAAACTTGTGGCCGTTCAATCGCCGCCCCCGCAGTTCATGCCACAGCCGTTCCTCCGCATCGTTTTCGACCTGCCGCAGCTCGCGGGCTCTCTTAACCTTTGGCTCATTTCTGCCACGCATGGCGCTGCCCCTCATCCGCCCTTCGGGCACCTTCTCCCCGTGAACGCAGGGCTGTCCGGGGAAAGGTTCGGGTGAATCGAAATGCCGCATGTGCATGCCCCGTAAGACGGGGATTTTCCGTCTACCTTCTGGTTGTCGAGACTCAGAAAGGGAACGGGGCATGCGCTTTACGCCTAGCATTCTTGGCAAGCTGGTTGAACCGATCAATCGTCGCCGCTTCCAGACGATTGTGGATAGCCATGACGGGGATGCGTATGACAAGTCGTTCAAGAGCTGGGACCATCTCGTGGTGTTGATCTATGCTCAGCTCAGCGGCGCGACGAGCCTTCGCAGCCTGCAAGCCGGCTGGAACGCCAACTGCCAGCACCATTACCACCTCGGCAGCGACCTGTTGCGGCGCTCGACCTTGTCGGACGCCAACCGGCGCCGCCCTGTAGCCGTCTTCGCCGAGACGTTCGCCCTGCTTGCAGGCCAACTCGACCGGCAGATGCGTCGCGAAGGCAGTGCCATGCTGCGGCTGATCGATTCCACGCCCATCCCGCTCGGCAAGCTTTGCGACTGGGCCAAGTCGAACGGCCGCATCCGCGGCATGAAGCTGCATATCGTCTATGATCCAGACAGCGACTGTCCGCGCGTCCTCGACATCACCGATGCCAACGTCAACGACGCCCAGATCGGCCGCACCATCTCTATCGAAGACGGTGCGACCTACGTGTTCGACAAGGGTTACTGCCACTACGGCTGGTGGACGGCGATCGCGGCGGCGCAAGCCTTCTTCGTCACCCGGCCCAAAACCAACATGGGGCTCAAGCTGGTGTGCGATCGTCCCCTCGCAGCCATGCACGGCGATGGCTTCACCGTGCTTGAGGATGCCGAGGTGAGCTTTGCCAGCAAAGGCGATTCCAAACTGCCGATCCGCTTGCGTCGCATCATCGTGAAGCGAGACGAAGGCGACACCATCACGCTGCTGACCAACGATCTCGAGCGCTCGGCCGCCGACATAGCAGCCCTCTACAAGGGGCGCTGGCAGATTGAGCTCCTGTTCCGCTGGATCAAGCAGCACCTCAAGATCCGTAAGTTCCTCGGCAACAATGACAACGCCATCCGCCTGCAGCTCTTCGCCGCCATGATCGCCTATGCGCTGTTGCGCATTGCAGCGCGCGCATATCGCGTTGCACTGCCGATCCTGCGCTTCACCGACCTGGTGACACGATGCCTGTTCGAGCGGCGCCACATCGCCGCCATCGACAAACCGCCGCCCGTCAATCCAAGTCGAAGGTACCCCCGCTGCTCTCCCGATCAGATGAGCCTCGACTATGTCTAACTTTCCCCGGACAGCCCTGCGTTCCACGGGGAGAAGGAAAAGATCACCACGCCCCCTTCTTCTTCAACTCCTCCATCTCGCGCGCCGCGCGCTCGCGCAGCCTTGCGTCGCGCAGGAGCTTCTCCACCGCGGCATCATCCGACTTGTCGGAATAGCGGAATTCGGAATCGGCGTAGCGGTTGATCTCCTGCATGACCATGTCCATCGAGAACGGTCCGCGCAGTTCCTCGATCATCGCCTTCTTGTCGTCGTAGCTCTTGTGCATGAAGGCTTCGGGCTTCTCGAACCAGTCGTCCGGCAGCTCGATATCCATGGCGCGCATCTTGATCGCGTCGGTGACGTTCTTGACGGCGCGGCCGGTGAAGCGCGGTTCGGCGTCCTTGATCATGTGCAGGTAGGTGCCGATATCGGCCATGGTCTTGGGCGCGCCATTCTCCTTCATGTAGCGCTCATAGACCTTCATCAGCCCGTCTTCCTGCGGCTTCTCATGCACTTCATAGGCTTCGGCCACGGCGCGCTGGATCTCCTGCGCGGCATAGAGCTCGTGGTCCCCAAGCGGGATCTTATGGTTCTTGCCGGCAAGCAGCACGAAGATGTCGATATAGTCGTCGCGGGTCTGCGGGCCGTCGACCAGCCAGCGCGCGCCGGCGCGCTGGCGCAGCGCGTCGTCGACATTTTCGGGATAGTTGGAGAACATGCCGAAAGAGCAGTTGCCGCGCACGACCGTCGAGGCGCCGGCGAAGGCGTCCATCAAAACACCGGTGATCTCCTGCTGACCGGCGGAGGCACGGTCGTCGGAGCGGCGCGCCGCCACCTGGTCGATATCGTCGATGGTGCCGAAGCCGATGACGCGCGGATTGAGCACGTTGTTGATGAATTGCCGGCAGTTCTGGCCGGACTTACCCTGATAGGACGAGATCTGGTCGACGCCGAAATTCTCATAGGCGAAGGGATAGCCGGCCACCTGGCAATAGCCGTTGACGAGCCCGGCGATCATCTGGATCAGCGTCGTCTTGCCGGTGCCCGGCGCGCCGTCGCCGATGAAGGTGAACAGGAAGCCGCCAAGCTCGACGAACGGGTTCAGCTCGCGCTCGAAATCATAGGCCATCAGCATCTTGGCCAGCCTGACCGACTGGAATTTGGCGATGTG
This region of Mesorhizobium sp. M2A.F.Ca.ET.046.03.2.1 genomic DNA includes:
- a CDS encoding cysteine hydrolase family protein yields the protein MSAPATQPRRALVVVDVQNDYDGGNLAIQHPPFAETVANVARAMDAAAAAGIKVVVVKQMAPETSPIFAKGSHGGELHPEIARRSRDHYVEKTLPSVFTGTDLEAWLRANAIDTIAVVGYMTHNCDLSTIIHAVHMGFAVEFLSDSSGSVPYANSAGYASAEDIHRVVTIILQSRFAAVLKTAEWIDCLKTGKLPGRDTIYASNQRALKRNAA
- a CDS encoding DUF2333 family protein: MLDPIVNFFTQIFQWIGRGIGFVIGVILWPFMWVGRWYGQRGWILKAVVGLALLVLIGLYANFFYATQWWNNFNPNYPDTYTFEKRNVSAGEQVSAGAGTDTAKTCGNSAIAQVAADLTDFNVNQNAWISSMILYKLGLFGIDWDNTPWMDNKASFQRGINQAVRRTATELADNLGRVRTTSQIDADLQDARGNLQFDEYTWYFGLNPFGPKTPTPSYYRDAVRKLRSFNARLATCQATFDARADNLKQYIDRIASDIGSTSAILKERAENHNNGWFDTRADDRFWFAYGQLYAYYGLMKGAQADFEDVLKEKHLQSLWDTMDSQFVSALRIQPFIIANGREDGWLLPTHLTTMGFYILRVRSNMVEISNVLTQ
- a CDS encoding sugar O-acetyltransferase, with amino-acid sequence MSASERMKMAAGEWYTCIDDELEAQRFAARDAVFEHNSLPPRHRGNIGPALRALLGGAGEGARIEAPFHCAYGFNVFLCDGVFLNSGCIILDTAPVRIGKGTLLGPNVQIYCAEHHREATGRLAGLEIAKPVTIGDNAWVGGSAVILAGVSIGEGAIVGAGAVVTRDVAANTTVVGNPARVVTPR
- a CDS encoding IS4 family transposase: MRFTPSILGKLVEPINRRRFQTIVDSHDGDAYDKSFKSWDHLVVLIYAQLSGATSLRSLQAGWNANCQHHYHLGSDLLRRSTLSDANRRRPVAVFAETFALLAGQLDRQMRREGSAMLRLIDSTPIPLGKLCDWAKSNGRIRGMKLHIVYDPDSDCPRVLDITDANVNDAQIGRTISIEDGATYVFDKGYCHYGWWTAIAAAQAFFVTRPKTNMGLKLVCDRPLAAMHGDGFTVLEDAEVSFASKGDSKLPIRLRRIIVKRDEGDTITLLTNDLERSAADIAALYKGRWQIELLFRWIKQHLKIRKFLGNNDNAIRLQLFAAMIAYALLRIAARAYRVALPILRFTDLVTRCLFERRHIAAIDKPPPVNPSRRYPRCSPDQMSLDYV
- a CDS encoding DUF6638 family protein, whose amino-acid sequence is MKPTAKKPDLLRDNELIYGRLLAVDEPHLIQRYNKALVAFGLEPTRLKSFQIDRTGFSPEIAEECGDFDYLDPNEVNRRFIILTPSQIDLPVVHTAFSNTSQLMFEFMSKNRRAIDALTIKDVIYGEIEDSVPKVNDIEDLLSINQVEFKVLSAEDVLGKAAELGKLVDRLKQEPDAWRDNAMLQRMVDLAKICGDIRENALVPDQVIFRHNAYWTSHFGGLYVFVDPDMTTVICDPAAPGFRRSRPWQVSYLSINDADKVFRFLAATGRLDLPRASWIEASGYLEHRAEMVVRALIRDAEPNRNLTDVDKVWLQTWIHGHADLIAQDGNFPFLNAAKREIAQLGHLKIEDVPPRQRFLVVRAKPEHPDAWLTNQLISDFVPQDFVSRYVFNKPGFYKDYESYSDAWRSHVVDVLKTTYLKDKAAFRARLYGLTD
- a CDS encoding DUF4126 domain-containing protein — encoded protein: MLYLLALLIGVVAGLRAMTAPAAVAWGSYLGWLPVAGTWASFMGHWIAVGIFTILAIVELVTDQLPSTPSRKVPQQFGARIVLGAFTGAVLGATGGATIGGLIAGAIGAVIGTLGGAEVRGRLAAAFGKDPPAAFIEDAIAIVGGLLIVAAVA
- a CDS encoding helix-turn-helix domain-containing protein, which translates into the protein MKNPIIAAVAFDGISPFHLSVPCLVFGADRTRLGLPRFDFRVCAMEEGPIHTDAGLSIVVPHDLSALNEADIVIIPSWKDLDAPLAAPFKEALQGAHKRGALIVGLCLGTFAIAGAGLLAGRKATTHWAYADQLQALHPDIAIDADVLYVDDGDVITSAGVAAGLDCCLHIVRARYGAEAALRLARHVVLSPHRQGGQAQFIERPLAPTPNADRFAKALDDVRASLGEAHSLDSVAEAAGLTRRTFTRRFQKTTGTSFGDWLADQRVALAQRLLEQTDKSMDLVAFEAGFGSATSLRQHFAARLKTSPMQYRREFSKTAGTLSAA
- a CDS encoding ATP-binding protein, producing MDTGLTTISEAAIEKHRTVAQSFITRIVVLEDPSRESGTALAGTNRRFVSTVSVGSVRRTREVELTKTVAAIHPDDQLMSIPQHTLLYRARRGLAIALAISDVFAEGSDLESLQAKNARAPLEGDEASTFKKLLSASAYVSAFSFASYLFQLIDSDGEAPNDTAEPDFLFDTPQDAVKSIVAGLDKAIAGSKDDADLMTRARAFARVAIDGLLARKGRFDGIGPFENAHIRIDVDDFTLDGFDVAPGKRSKPLVMTFKKPEEVVGNHIAKFQSVRLAKMLMAYDFERELNPFVELGGFLFTFIGDGAPGTGKTTLIQMIAGLVNGYCQVAGYPFAYENFGVDQISSYQGKSGQNCRQFINNVLNPRVIGFGTIDDIDQVAARRSDDRASAGQQEITGVLMDAFAGASTVVRGNCSFGMFSNYPENVDDALRQRAGARWLVDGPQTRDDYIDIFVLLAGKNHKIPLGDHELYAAQEIQRAVAEAYEVHEKPQEDGLMKVYERYMKENGAPKTMADIGTYLHMIKDAEPRFTGRAVKNVTDAIKMRAMDIELPDDWFEKPEAFMHKSYDDKKAMIEELRGPFSMDMVMQEINRYADSEFRYSDKSDDAAVEKLLRDARLRERAAREMEELKKKGAW
- a CDS encoding formate--tetrahydrofolate ligase — translated: MAEVKSDIEIARAAKKKPIQEIGARIGIPTEHLLPYGHDKAKVSAEFIRSVKGNKDGKLILVTAINPTPAGEGKTTTTVGLGDGLNRIGKKAIICIREASLGPNFGVKGGAAGGGLAQVVPMEDMNLHFTGDFHAITTAHNLLSALIDNHIYWGNELGIDTRRVAWRRVMDMNDRALREIICSLGGVANGYPREAGFDITVASEVMAILCLATDLKDLEKRLGDIIVAYRRDKSPVYARDLKADGAMAVLLKDAMQPNLVQTLENNPAFVHGGPFANIAHGCNSVVATTTALKLADYVVTEAGFGADLGAEKFFDIKCRKAGLKPSAAVIVATVRAMKMNGGIKKEDLGKENIEAVKKGCLNLGRHIENVKQFGVPAVVAINHFTTDTEAEIQAMKDFVKAQGAEAILCKHWAQGSAGIEDLARKVVEIAESGASQFSPLYPDEMPLFEKVNTIVKRIYRGDEAIADKSIRDQLHAWEQAGYGNLPVCMAKTQYSFSTDPNLRGAPTGHTVPVREVRLSAGAGFVVIICGEVMTMPGLPKAPSSEKIFLNEQGQIEGLF